Proteins encoded by one window of Modestobacter marinus:
- a CDS encoding NAD(P)/FAD-dependent oxidoreductase, whose product MSAGTVIVGASQAGLQVAVSLRELGDTAPITLVGAEAHPPYQRPPLSKEFLAGAAGHESLAFRTPAFYAENGIELVCGERVVDVSLPSAASADPGTARTAGGLRLAFDRLALTVGARPRRLQVPGAALGGVLYLRDLDDATQVRAGLADAGQVVVIGGGFIGLEAAAAARAQGRSVTVVEMADRLVGRAVAPVTSEFYRQAHERRGTTVLLSTGVTELRGSGDRVSEVVLDDGSTLPADLVLIGVGVQPRTELAEQIGLECDGGIVVDGWACTSSPSVVAAGDCTVQPHPLTGLGRVRLESVQSAVAQAGVAAASLLGRRVETRTVPWFWSNQGDLRLQIAGLSAGFDQHVVRGDPDSEKFSVLYYRQGELLGVDAVNNPADYLVVRKALTLGVPLSPTQVADSAVPLKTVLAAATA is encoded by the coding sequence ATGAGCGCCGGCACCGTCATCGTGGGCGCCAGCCAGGCCGGGCTACAGGTGGCCGTCTCCCTCCGCGAACTGGGCGACACCGCCCCGATCACGCTGGTCGGCGCGGAGGCACACCCGCCCTACCAGCGGCCGCCGCTGTCCAAGGAGTTCCTGGCCGGCGCCGCCGGCCACGAATCGCTCGCGTTCCGCACACCCGCCTTCTATGCCGAGAACGGGATCGAGCTGGTCTGCGGTGAGCGAGTGGTCGACGTGTCCCTTCCCAGCGCCGCTTCGGCCGACCCCGGCACCGCACGTACCGCAGGCGGGCTCCGGCTGGCCTTCGACCGGCTCGCCCTGACCGTCGGCGCCCGCCCGCGCCGCCTGCAGGTGCCCGGTGCCGCCCTGGGCGGCGTCCTCTACCTGCGCGACCTCGATGACGCCACGCAGGTGCGGGCCGGACTCGCCGACGCCGGCCAGGTCGTCGTCATCGGCGGGGGGTTCATCGGGCTCGAGGCGGCCGCCGCGGCGCGCGCCCAGGGCAGGTCGGTGACCGTCGTCGAGATGGCCGACCGACTGGTCGGGCGAGCCGTGGCACCTGTCACCTCGGAGTTCTACCGCCAGGCACACGAGCGCCGGGGGACGACGGTGCTGCTGTCGACCGGGGTGACCGAACTGCGCGGCAGCGGCGACCGGGTGAGCGAGGTGGTCCTCGACGACGGGTCGACGCTGCCGGCAGACCTGGTGCTGATCGGGGTGGGCGTGCAGCCGCGGACCGAACTGGCCGAGCAGATCGGCCTGGAGTGCGACGGCGGGATCGTCGTGGACGGCTGGGCGTGTACCAGCTCGCCCTCCGTGGTCGCCGCCGGCGACTGCACCGTGCAGCCACACCCGCTGACCGGCCTCGGCCGAGTACGACTGGAGTCGGTGCAGAGCGCGGTCGCCCAGGCCGGCGTGGCCGCCGCCTCGCTGCTGGGCCGGCGGGTGGAGACCCGGACCGTGCCGTGGTTCTGGTCGAACCAGGGCGACCTGCGACTGCAGATCGCTGGACTGTCGGCCGGCTTCGACCAGCACGTCGTGCGCGGCGACCCGGACAGCGAGAAGTTCTCCGTCCTCTACTACCGCCAGGGCGAACTGCTGGGCGTGGACGCGGTCAACAACCCGGCCGACTACCTGGTGGTGCGGAAGGCGCTCACCCTGGGAGTGCCACTGTCGCCGACCCAGGTGGCCGACAGCGCCGTCCCGCTCAAGACGGTGCTGGCCGCCGCCACCGCCTGA
- a CDS encoding class II aldolase/adducin family protein — MSQQLRELVSQGCRVLGAADQGDLIWGHVSVRDPEGRGVWMKASGLGFEEVGPEDVLLVSWDGEVLEGHGRRHAEYPIHTEVMRARPDVGSVIHTHSPAAVALGAVGVPLRPISHEANLFVPPDLARFTDTGDLVLTAELGERVAATLGDRNACLMVNHGVVVAAADVPTATVTAYLLDRACRMQLTAMATGSWATWSSPEESLSKRGHCYSDAMVHGAWEYLVRRLDRS, encoded by the coding sequence GTGAGCCAGCAGCTGCGGGAACTGGTCTCCCAGGGGTGCCGGGTGCTCGGTGCCGCCGACCAGGGGGACCTCATCTGGGGCCACGTGTCGGTGCGGGACCCGGAGGGGCGCGGGGTCTGGATGAAGGCTTCCGGACTCGGCTTCGAGGAGGTCGGCCCAGAGGACGTCCTGCTGGTCTCCTGGGACGGCGAGGTGCTCGAGGGCCACGGTCGACGGCACGCCGAGTACCCGATCCACACCGAGGTGATGCGGGCCCGCCCCGACGTCGGGAGCGTCATCCACACGCACTCCCCGGCCGCGGTGGCCCTCGGCGCGGTGGGCGTGCCGCTGCGCCCGATCTCGCACGAGGCGAACCTGTTCGTCCCGCCCGATCTCGCCCGGTTCACCGACACCGGGGACCTCGTCCTCACGGCCGAGCTCGGCGAGCGCGTCGCGGCGACCCTGGGCGACCGGAATGCCTGCCTGATGGTCAACCACGGGGTCGTCGTGGCAGCGGCGGACGTGCCGACGGCCACGGTCACCGCCTACCTGCTGGACCGGGCCTGCCGGATGCAGCTCACCGCGATGGCCACCGGCAGTTGGGCCACCTGGTCCTCGCCCGAGGAGTCGCTGTCCAAGCGGGGCCACTGCTACTCCGACGCGATGGTGCACGGGGCGTGGGAGTACCTGGTGCGCCGGCTCGACCGCAGCTGA
- a CDS encoding MFS transporter, with product MSRWPWRRRPPSRDVAASAAGAGVYSVALGIASVALPLLAIEAGYSAVEIGALTAASAVAQMGVRMMLGLAMRHWPDWTLVAGAGVLLALSSGTVALSAAPVPFVLAQLLQGASRACFWTGSQTHVVRGPGRAAGALAKVNLAASIGLLIGPVAAGLLSESTPALALAISASIALVGALPALLLDRLPPFTPPVDRPPGRLWRRPGVDVGCWAGMTAGAWRALLTSYVPVALDQARQSSSSIGLLVSAANGAQLIGTAISGWVPARWSGRVLIVGVLVTGVATALTGLVAGQLALAALVLSVSGVAAGAVQVIGQATAAEAVHPEERGEAIAVSGTFRAAALLVAPLAVAGLVVALPLSSAIAVVGAGMALPAVALRHRAGPAPGPAAGA from the coding sequence ATGAGCCGGTGGCCGTGGCGCCGCCGACCGCCCTCCCGGGACGTCGCCGCCTCCGCCGCCGGAGCTGGGGTCTACTCGGTGGCCTTGGGCATCGCCAGCGTCGCGCTGCCGCTGCTGGCCATCGAGGCCGGGTACTCCGCGGTCGAGATCGGCGCCCTGACCGCGGCGTCGGCGGTGGCCCAGATGGGCGTTCGGATGATGCTCGGCCTGGCCATGCGGCACTGGCCGGACTGGACCCTCGTGGCCGGCGCCGGGGTGCTGCTGGCACTCAGCAGCGGAACAGTGGCGCTGTCAGCGGCGCCGGTGCCCTTCGTCCTCGCCCAACTGCTCCAAGGCGCCTCGCGAGCGTGCTTCTGGACCGGCAGCCAGACCCACGTCGTCCGTGGCCCGGGCCGGGCGGCGGGCGCACTGGCGAAGGTGAACCTGGCGGCCTCGATCGGCCTGCTCATCGGCCCGGTCGCCGCCGGCCTGCTGTCGGAGAGCACCCCCGCTCTGGCACTGGCGATCTCGGCCTCGATCGCCCTCGTCGGCGCCCTGCCCGCACTCCTGCTGGACCGGCTCCCCCCGTTCACACCACCCGTCGACCGGCCGCCGGGACGACTGTGGCGACGACCGGGTGTCGACGTCGGCTGCTGGGCGGGCATGACCGCAGGGGCGTGGCGCGCCCTGCTCACGTCCTACGTGCCGGTCGCCCTGGACCAGGCCCGGCAGTCCTCCTCCAGCATCGGCCTGCTGGTCTCGGCCGCCAACGGCGCCCAGCTGATCGGCACGGCGATCTCCGGATGGGTGCCCGCCCGCTGGTCCGGCCGGGTGCTCATCGTCGGGGTACTGGTCACGGGCGTGGCGACCGCCCTCACCGGCCTGGTCGCCGGCCAGTTGGCGCTCGCCGCGCTCGTCCTGAGCGTCAGCGGGGTGGCCGCCGGCGCCGTGCAGGTGATCGGTCAGGCGACAGCCGCCGAGGCCGTGCACCCGGAGGAGCGCGGTGAGGCCATCGCGGTCAGTGGCACGTTCCGCGCCGCCGCCCTGCTGGTCGCGCCACTGGCCGTCGCCGGGCTGGTGGTGGCACTCCCGCTGTCCTCGGCGATCGCCGTGGTGGGTGCTGGGATGGCGCTGCCAGCGGTCGCGCTGCGACACCGCGCCGGCCCGGCGCCCGGACCGGCCGCAGGCGCCTGA
- a CDS encoding 2,3-butanediol dehydrogenase codes for MRAARYHGRGDIRIEEVPAPELRPGTVAIDVAWCGICGTDLHEYLEGPIFIPPPGAPQPVSGESIPIVLGHEFSGTVRALGDGVDDLSVGERVVVEPYIIRDDVDTSPGRPYQLSPDMNFIGLGGRGGGLSEQIVVQRRWVHPVGDVPLDQAALIEPLAVGHHAYVRSGAGPGDVALVGGAGPIGLLLAALLTAEGLTVLITEVSAARKAKAAETEVAPHVLDPTEVDVAERVRELTDGRGADVCFECTSVNAVLDTLIDAVRPGGVVVNVSIWGHPAQVDMQKLVLKEIDLRGTIAYAGDHPATIELVRSGKVDLAPFITARIPLEDLVAEGLDALVHHKDSQVKILVHP; via the coding sequence ATGCGAGCCGCCCGCTACCACGGCCGTGGGGACATCAGGATCGAGGAGGTCCCGGCGCCGGAGCTCCGGCCCGGCACCGTCGCGATCGACGTCGCCTGGTGCGGCATCTGCGGCACGGACCTGCACGAGTACCTCGAGGGCCCGATCTTCATCCCGCCGCCCGGCGCACCCCAGCCGGTGTCCGGCGAGTCGATCCCGATCGTCCTGGGCCACGAGTTCTCCGGCACCGTCCGCGCCCTCGGGGACGGGGTCGACGACCTGTCCGTGGGCGAACGGGTGGTCGTCGAGCCGTACATCATCCGGGACGACGTGGACACCAGCCCCGGCCGGCCGTACCAGCTGTCCCCGGACATGAACTTCATCGGGCTCGGCGGCCGCGGAGGGGGACTGAGCGAGCAGATCGTGGTCCAGCGCCGCTGGGTGCACCCGGTGGGGGACGTGCCGCTGGACCAGGCCGCGCTGATCGAGCCGCTGGCGGTCGGGCACCACGCCTACGTCCGCAGCGGGGCCGGCCCCGGGGACGTCGCGCTGGTCGGCGGGGCCGGGCCGATCGGGCTGCTGCTCGCGGCACTGCTCACCGCCGAGGGGCTGACGGTCCTCATCACCGAGGTGAGCGCTGCCCGGAAGGCGAAGGCCGCCGAGACGGAGGTGGCCCCGCACGTGCTCGACCCGACCGAGGTCGACGTCGCCGAGCGCGTGCGGGAGCTGACCGACGGCCGGGGCGCGGACGTCTGCTTCGAGTGCACCAGCGTCAACGCCGTCCTGGACACCCTGATCGACGCGGTGCGCCCGGGCGGCGTCGTCGTCAACGTCTCCATCTGGGGGCACCCGGCACAGGTGGACATGCAGAAGCTGGTGCTCAAGGAGATCGACCTGCGCGGCACCATCGCCTACGCCGGCGACCACCCGGCCACGATCGAACTGGTCCGCAGCGGGAAGGTGGACCTGGCGCCCTTCATCACCGCACGGATCCCGCTGGAGGACCTGGTGGCCGAGGGGCTCGACGCACTCGTCCACCACAAGGACTCCCAGGTCAAGATCCTCGTCCACCCCTGA
- a CDS encoding NAD(P)/FAD-dependent oxidoreductase has protein sequence MTQTLDPTDTTTTGTDDPGSRVGAWLEAFQSALTARDVDRVVELFAPTCFWRDLVAFSWNITTVEGHDGVRDLLQTTLDRTDPQGFTAAEPPTGADGVDEAWISFETAVGRGRGHLRLKDGKAWTLLTTLYELTGHEEPARDRRPMGAEHGVHRDRETWLDRREREARELGYQTQPYVLVVGGGQGGIALGARLRQLDVPTIVIDKHPRPGDQWRSRYKSLCLHDPVWYDHLPYVKFPDNWPVFAPKDKIADWLESYTRVMELNYWGNTRAISAHWDEALDEWRVTVERDGVPVELRPKQLVLATGMSGKPNVPVLPGQDLFRGDQHHSSAHPGPDAYRGKRCVVIGSNNSAFDICGALWENGADVTMVQRSSTHIVRSDSLMEIGLGALYSEEAVAGGMTTEKADLTFASLPYRIMHEFQIPLYDQMRERDADFYQRLEAAGFDHDWGDDGSGLFMKYLRRGSGYYIDVGAADLVANGDVRLVKGQVDHLTEDSVVLADGTELPADLVVYATGYGSMNGWAADLISQEVADRVGKVWGLGSDTTKDPGPWEGEQRNMWKPTQQEALWFHGGNLHQSRHYSLYLALQLKARQVGIPTPVYRLQEVHHTS, from the coding sequence GTGACCCAGACCCTGGACCCGACCGACACCACGACCACCGGCACCGACGACCCCGGCAGCCGGGTCGGCGCCTGGCTGGAGGCGTTCCAGTCCGCGCTGACCGCCCGGGACGTCGACCGGGTGGTGGAGCTCTTCGCCCCCACGTGCTTCTGGCGTGACCTGGTCGCCTTCAGCTGGAACATCACCACGGTCGAGGGACACGACGGCGTCCGCGACCTGCTCCAGACCACGCTCGACCGCACCGACCCGCAGGGCTTCACGGCCGCGGAGCCGCCCACCGGCGCCGACGGCGTCGACGAGGCCTGGATCAGCTTCGAGACCGCCGTCGGCCGCGGCCGGGGCCACCTGCGGCTCAAGGACGGCAAGGCCTGGACCCTGCTGACCACGCTGTACGAGCTGACCGGGCACGAGGAGCCGGCGCGGGACCGGCGGCCGATGGGCGCCGAGCACGGCGTCCACCGCGACCGGGAGACCTGGCTGGACCGGCGCGAGCGGGAGGCCCGCGAGCTGGGGTACCAGACCCAGCCGTACGTGCTCGTCGTCGGTGGCGGGCAGGGCGGGATCGCGCTCGGGGCCCGGCTGCGGCAGCTCGACGTCCCGACCATCGTGATCGACAAGCACCCCCGGCCCGGGGACCAGTGGCGCAGCCGCTACAAGTCGCTGTGCCTGCACGACCCGGTCTGGTACGACCACCTGCCCTACGTGAAGTTCCCGGACAACTGGCCGGTGTTCGCCCCCAAGGACAAGATCGCCGACTGGCTGGAGTCCTACACGCGGGTGATGGAGCTGAACTACTGGGGGAACACCCGGGCGATCAGCGCCCACTGGGACGAGGCTCTCGACGAGTGGCGGGTCACCGTCGAGCGGGACGGCGTGCCGGTGGAGCTGCGCCCGAAGCAGCTCGTGCTGGCCACCGGGATGTCGGGCAAGCCCAACGTCCCCGTGCTGCCCGGCCAGGACCTGTTCCGCGGCGACCAGCACCACTCCTCGGCCCACCCCGGGCCGGACGCCTACCGGGGCAAGCGCTGCGTGGTCATCGGCTCGAACAACTCGGCCTTCGACATCTGCGGGGCGCTGTGGGAGAACGGCGCCGACGTCACGATGGTGCAGCGCTCCTCGACCCACATCGTCCGGTCGGACTCGCTGATGGAGATCGGGCTGGGCGCGCTGTACTCCGAGGAGGCCGTCGCCGGCGGGATGACGACGGAGAAGGCGGACCTGACCTTCGCCTCGCTCCCGTACCGGATCATGCACGAGTTCCAGATCCCGCTGTACGACCAGATGCGGGAGCGGGACGCCGACTTCTACCAGCGCCTCGAGGCCGCCGGGTTCGACCACGACTGGGGCGACGACGGCTCGGGCCTGTTCATGAAGTACCTGCGCCGCGGGTCGGGCTACTACATCGACGTGGGCGCGGCCGACCTCGTCGCGAACGGCGACGTCCGGCTGGTCAAGGGGCAGGTCGACCACCTGACCGAGGACTCGGTGGTGCTGGCCGACGGCACCGAGCTGCCGGCCGACCTCGTCGTCTACGCGACCGGGTACGGCTCGATGAACGGCTGGGCCGCCGACCTGATCAGCCAGGAGGTCGCCGACCGGGTGGGGAAGGTGTGGGGGCTGGGCTCGGACACCACCAAGGACCCCGGCCCGTGGGAGGGCGAGCAGCGCAACATGTGGAAGCCCACCCAGCAGGAGGCGCTGTGGTTCCACGGCGGCAACCTGCACCAGTCCCGGCACTACTCGCTGTACCTGGCGCTGCAGCTCAAGGCCCGGCAGGTGGGCATCCCGACCCCGGTGTACCGGCTGCAGGAGGTCCACCACACCAGCTGA
- a CDS encoding zinc-binding dehydrogenase, with the protein MAEKIPDSMLAGRLDVRTRDFAVTEVPVPAPGPGEVLVRVRAAGVCLSDVHLIEGELRPLFLRGDTVTLGHEVAGTVAALGPGVTGWADDQRVLLQAGEERNGVVHTRGVDYDGGWAQYAVARADTLVAVPDDLPLEQACIVPDAVSTPWAAITATAGVRPAQPVGVWGIGGLGAHGVQLLRLAGAAPIIAVDPVPAARERALQFGADLALDPADDDLVDQVRAATGGTGLAVAFDFAGVAAVREQAVRALGPGGALVLVGLTRQPLTIRDGTAFSYFGQKVLGHYGSMPEHVLELVQLVRHHRIDFARSVSDTLPLSEAATAVERLSNKEGNPIRLVLQP; encoded by the coding sequence GTGGCCGAGAAGATCCCTGACTCCATGCTCGCCGGACGCCTCGACGTCCGGACCCGCGACTTCGCCGTCACCGAGGTGCCCGTGCCGGCCCCGGGCCCCGGTGAGGTGCTCGTCCGGGTGCGCGCCGCCGGCGTGTGCCTGTCCGACGTGCACCTCATCGAGGGTGAGCTGAGGCCGCTGTTCCTGCGCGGGGACACCGTCACCCTGGGCCACGAGGTGGCCGGCACCGTCGCGGCGCTGGGCCCGGGCGTGACCGGCTGGGCCGACGACCAGCGGGTGCTGCTGCAGGCCGGGGAGGAGCGCAACGGCGTCGTGCACACCCGCGGCGTCGACTACGACGGCGGGTGGGCGCAGTACGCCGTCGCCCGGGCCGACACGCTGGTCGCCGTCCCGGACGACCTCCCGCTGGAGCAGGCCTGCATCGTGCCGGACGCGGTCTCCACCCCGTGGGCGGCGATCACCGCCACCGCCGGCGTGCGGCCGGCCCAGCCGGTCGGCGTGTGGGGCATCGGCGGGCTCGGGGCGCACGGCGTCCAGCTGCTCCGGCTGGCCGGCGCCGCGCCGATCATCGCCGTCGACCCGGTGCCGGCCGCCCGGGAGCGCGCGCTGCAGTTCGGTGCCGACCTGGCGCTGGACCCCGCCGACGACGACCTGGTCGACCAGGTGCGGGCCGCGACCGGCGGGACTGGGCTGGCCGTCGCCTTCGACTTCGCCGGCGTCGCCGCGGTGCGGGAGCAGGCGGTCCGGGCGCTGGGCCCCGGTGGCGCGCTGGTACTGGTCGGGCTGACGAGGCAGCCGCTGACGATCAGGGACGGGACGGCGTTCAGCTACTTCGGGCAGAAGGTACTGGGCCACTACGGGTCGATGCCCGAGCACGTGCTCGAACTGGTCCAGCTGGTGCGGCACCACCGGATCGACTTCGCCCGCTCGGTCAGCGACACGCTGCCGCTGAGTGAGGCCGCGACCGCGGTGGAGCGGCTGTCGAACAAGGAGGGCAACCCGATCCGGCTGGTCCTGCAGCCCTGA
- a CDS encoding alpha/beta hydrolase has translation MSASSRAADGRLDSRPDPQPTGTAPGPGVSRLDLGLGSEALLAVPPGGPGPRPLLVFFHGAGGTAEQSLAAVGGPATARDVLVLAPTSAGTTWDLVAGGPGRDVAVLDAALAQVFSSCAISQVALSGFSDGGSYALSMGVANGDLAAAVLAFSPGFMSSPGRYGRARFWISHGTEDRVLPVDRCGRRVSAELLADGYDVTYEEFTGGHVVTPDLVTAGLDWWLGAPAG, from the coding sequence GTGTCTGCTTCCTCACGCGCGGCCGACGGCCGCCTCGACAGCCGCCCGGACCCGCAGCCCACCGGCACCGCGCCCGGCCCGGGGGTCTCGCGGCTCGACCTGGGGCTGGGGTCGGAGGCGCTGCTCGCCGTCCCACCGGGCGGCCCGGGGCCGCGCCCCCTGCTGGTGTTCTTCCACGGAGCCGGCGGGACGGCGGAGCAGTCGCTGGCCGCGGTCGGCGGGCCGGCCACCGCCCGGGACGTGCTGGTGCTCGCCCCGACCTCGGCCGGCACCACCTGGGACCTGGTGGCCGGCGGCCCGGGCCGGGACGTCGCCGTCCTGGACGCCGCGCTCGCCCAGGTGTTCAGCAGCTGCGCGATCAGCCAGGTGGCGCTGTCGGGCTTCTCCGACGGCGGCTCGTACGCGCTGTCGATGGGCGTGGCCAACGGGGACCTGGCCGCCGCGGTGCTGGCCTTCTCGCCGGGCTTCATGTCCTCACCGGGCCGGTACGGCCGGGCCAGGTTCTGGATCAGCCACGGCACCGAGGACCGGGTGCTGCCGGTGGACCGGTGCGGGCGGCGGGTGTCGGCCGAGCTGCTCGCCGACGGGTACGACGTGACCTACGAGGAGTTCACCGGCGGGCACGTGGTCACCCCGGACCTGGTGACCGCCGGGCTGGACTGGTGGCTGGGTGCCCCGGCCGGCTGA